One genomic region from Listeria monocytogenes encodes:
- the pth gene encoding aminoacyl-tRNA hydrolase has protein sequence MKLIAGLGNPGKKYERTRHNVGFVVVDELSFRHQTPWKKSKFNGMTSEIIVGGEKMILVKPLTFMNASGECIRPLMDYYNIPIEDVVIVYDDLDLPVGKIRLRQKGSAGGHNGMKSIIQHVKTQEFNRIRVGVSRPLKGEVINYVLGDFPKAEQPDIIAAIQKSADAIEDFAQTPFIEVMNKYNQK, from the coding sequence ATGAAATTAATAGCAGGACTCGGAAATCCGGGCAAAAAATACGAACGTACCCGACATAATGTCGGTTTTGTGGTAGTTGACGAGCTAAGTTTTCGTCACCAAACCCCTTGGAAGAAATCAAAATTTAATGGTATGACAAGCGAAATTATCGTCGGCGGTGAAAAAATGATTTTAGTTAAACCGCTCACTTTTATGAATGCTTCAGGTGAGTGCATTCGTCCGCTCATGGATTACTACAACATACCAATTGAAGATGTTGTGATTGTGTATGATGATCTTGATTTACCAGTTGGGAAAATTAGATTACGCCAAAAAGGTAGCGCTGGCGGACACAATGGGATGAAATCAATTATCCAACACGTTAAAACACAAGAGTTTAATCGTATTCGTGTTGGTGTTAGTCGTCCCTTAAAAGGAGAAGTAATTAATTATGTCTTAGGAGATTTTCCTAAAGCAGAACAACCTGATATTATCGCAGCAATTCAAAAAAGTGCTGATGCCATCGAAGACTTTGCACAGACACCATTTATAGAAGTTATGAACAAATACAATCAAAAATAG
- the mfd gene encoding transcription-repair coupling factor — protein sequence MKGLQQLIYEQKDIRAVLNALDEKEKAQLVTGLTGSSRALFASVVEGASKRPVVFVTHNLYHAQKLYDDLLSLMDVDRLFLYPADELISSELSISSPELRGQRVEALDFLLFGKPGIVIVPVAGLRKMLPPVSLWKHFNISIVEGEEIDPDVLRQKLVTMGYTMSGMVNTPGEFSVRGGIIDIYPITEEFPIRIELFDTEVDSLRFFDVETQRSTTRVEEFRLLPATEIILDQSYYPDIVKRLEKKMMLTLNELKEQEDKQALIENLEEDLEMLRSGVKPDMFFKYIGLAYPDPASLFDYLPKNTAILLDEFGRILETEESLEREEAEWQTETLSRMETVRDVQVSHSFKKLLEGNHSPKIYLSLFQKQMASMRVSKTTNIVYKQMQQFHGQMNVLKTELESWHKNNYAVVILAPNLERAEKMQQTLTDYDMESTILKKESDVPKYGMVQFVIGTFQNGFELPLAKVAIISETELFNKKIKKVKKRQKLSNAERIQSYSELKVGDYVVHVNHGIARYVGMETLDINGVHKDYLLLVYQGEDKLFIPVDQLDLVQKYVGAEGKSPRLNKLGGAEWKRVKKKVQASVQDIADDLIKLYAEREAEKGYAFSADDEMQREFEEAFPYQETEDQLRSISEIKKDMERPRPMDRLLVGDVGYGKTEVALRAAFKAIMDGKQVAFLVPTTILAQQHFETMKERFQGFPIEIGLLSRFRTKKQQTETLKGMKNGTVDVVVGTHRLLSKDVEYQDLGLLIVDEEQRFGVTHKEKIKQMRSKIDVLTLTATPIPRTLHMSMLGVRDLSVIETPPANRFPVQTYVAEQNNVLVREAIERELARDGQVYYLYNRVESITQKADEISAMVPDARVATAHGQMGESELESVILSFLEGEFDVLVTTTIIETGVDIPNVNTLFVQDADRMGLSQLYQLRGRVGRWNRIAYAYFMYQKDKILREEAEKRLSAIKEFTELGSGFKIAMRDLSIRGAGNILGAQQHGFIDSVGFDLYSQMLKEAIEAKKPKEEQKQIVPVEIDIQADAYIPEYYITDGRQKIEMYKRFRNIETLSELEDLQSDMIDRFGEYPEEVEYLFTMTELKVHALEVGIESVKQEQNKITMLFSESGTAGIRGDIVMQIIGEFGRMVGVGMEGTQLKITINVQNKPLKEWLYQVKSLAEKLRGAMKEKASTEN from the coding sequence TTGAAAGGATTACAACAATTAATATATGAACAAAAAGATATTCGGGCGGTCTTAAATGCGCTGGATGAAAAAGAAAAAGCACAACTTGTCACAGGGCTCACAGGTTCTTCGCGTGCATTATTTGCAAGCGTGGTAGAAGGTGCGTCAAAGCGTCCGGTTGTATTTGTCACGCATAATTTATACCACGCACAAAAATTATATGACGATTTACTTTCTTTAATGGATGTCGATCGACTGTTTTTATATCCAGCTGATGAATTAATTTCTTCTGAGTTGAGTATTTCTAGCCCAGAACTTCGTGGTCAGCGTGTGGAAGCACTTGACTTCTTGCTATTCGGGAAACCGGGGATTGTTATCGTCCCAGTAGCTGGGTTAAGAAAAATGCTTCCGCCAGTATCGCTTTGGAAACATTTCAACATATCCATTGTAGAAGGTGAAGAAATTGATCCAGATGTACTGCGTCAAAAATTAGTTACAATGGGATACACGATGAGTGGAATGGTAAATACTCCTGGAGAATTCAGTGTTCGCGGCGGAATTATTGATATTTATCCAATTACCGAAGAGTTTCCAATTAGAATAGAACTTTTTGACACCGAAGTGGATTCTCTTCGTTTCTTTGATGTGGAAACGCAGCGCTCGACAACACGCGTGGAAGAATTTCGCCTGCTACCTGCAACTGAAATCATTTTAGATCAAAGCTATTACCCGGATATCGTCAAGCGCTTAGAAAAGAAAATGATGCTTACTTTAAATGAACTAAAAGAACAGGAAGATAAGCAAGCGCTCATTGAAAATTTAGAAGAAGACCTTGAAATGCTTCGTTCTGGCGTGAAACCAGACATGTTCTTTAAATATATCGGTCTGGCGTATCCGGACCCAGCCTCGCTTTTTGATTATTTACCAAAAAACACGGCAATTTTGCTGGATGAGTTTGGGCGGATTTTGGAAACAGAAGAAAGCTTGGAGCGAGAAGAAGCGGAGTGGCAAACGGAAACATTAAGTCGAATGGAAACAGTTCGCGACGTGCAAGTAAGCCATTCTTTCAAAAAATTATTAGAAGGAAATCACTCGCCAAAAATATACCTATCACTTTTCCAAAAACAAATGGCGAGCATGCGCGTTTCTAAAACAACCAACATCGTCTATAAACAAATGCAACAATTTCACGGTCAAATGAATGTGTTAAAAACTGAGCTGGAAAGTTGGCATAAGAACAATTATGCGGTTGTTATATTAGCTCCAAACTTAGAACGCGCAGAAAAAATGCAACAAACTTTGACTGACTACGATATGGAAAGTACGATTTTGAAAAAAGAATCGGATGTGCCGAAATATGGAATGGTTCAATTTGTCATCGGAACGTTCCAGAATGGTTTTGAACTTCCGCTTGCCAAAGTAGCGATTATAAGTGAAACTGAACTGTTCAATAAAAAAATCAAAAAGGTGAAGAAAAGACAAAAACTCTCAAATGCAGAACGAATTCAAAGTTATTCTGAGTTAAAAGTAGGCGACTACGTAGTTCACGTTAACCATGGTATCGCTCGCTATGTCGGCATGGAAACGCTAGATATCAACGGCGTGCATAAGGATTATTTGCTACTTGTTTACCAAGGGGAGGATAAACTATTTATCCCTGTTGACCAACTTGACTTAGTCCAAAAATATGTTGGGGCAGAAGGTAAATCACCAAGATTAAACAAACTCGGCGGGGCTGAATGGAAACGAGTGAAGAAAAAAGTACAAGCTTCCGTCCAAGATATCGCAGACGATTTAATCAAACTATACGCCGAACGTGAAGCTGAAAAAGGCTATGCGTTTAGCGCAGATGATGAAATGCAGCGCGAATTTGAAGAAGCTTTTCCGTATCAAGAAACCGAAGATCAACTGCGCTCAATTTCAGAAATCAAAAAAGATATGGAACGGCCGCGCCCGATGGATCGTCTGTTGGTTGGAGATGTTGGTTACGGAAAAACCGAAGTGGCTTTGCGAGCTGCTTTCAAAGCGATTATGGATGGCAAACAAGTCGCTTTCTTAGTTCCGACCACCATTTTAGCGCAACAACATTTTGAAACAATGAAAGAACGTTTCCAAGGCTTTCCAATAGAGATTGGACTTTTAAGCCGTTTTCGCACGAAAAAACAACAAACAGAAACATTAAAAGGCATGAAAAACGGCACAGTTGATGTTGTTGTTGGTACCCATCGTTTGCTATCAAAAGATGTGGAATATCAAGATTTAGGTTTATTGATTGTCGATGAAGAGCAACGATTCGGCGTAACTCACAAAGAAAAAATCAAACAAATGCGTTCCAAAATAGACGTATTAACACTTACTGCAACACCGATTCCAAGAACTTTACACATGTCCATGCTCGGCGTTCGTGACCTCTCTGTTATCGAAACTCCGCCAGCGAACCGTTTTCCAGTGCAAACATATGTGGCGGAGCAGAATAACGTTTTAGTTCGAGAAGCAATTGAACGTGAACTAGCGCGCGACGGACAAGTTTATTATCTATATAATCGAGTGGAATCCATTACGCAAAAAGCAGATGAAATTTCTGCGATGGTTCCTGATGCTAGGGTTGCCACTGCGCACGGACAGATGGGTGAATCGGAATTAGAGTCTGTTATTTTAAGTTTCCTTGAAGGGGAATTCGATGTACTTGTAACGACGACCATCATTGAAACCGGCGTAGACATTCCAAACGTTAATACACTCTTTGTTCAAGATGCTGATCGGATGGGTCTTTCACAACTTTATCAGTTGCGCGGACGAGTAGGACGTTGGAACAGAATCGCCTACGCTTATTTCATGTATCAAAAAGATAAAATATTGCGTGAGGAAGCGGAGAAACGCTTATCGGCTATTAAGGAATTCACTGAATTAGGTTCAGGTTTCAAAATAGCGATGCGTGACTTATCTATTCGTGGTGCCGGTAATATCCTCGGAGCGCAACAACATGGCTTTATCGATTCAGTCGGGTTTGATCTCTACTCGCAAATGCTTAAGGAAGCAATTGAGGCGAAAAAGCCAAAAGAAGAACAAAAACAAATTGTCCCTGTTGAAATTGATATCCAAGCAGACGCCTATATTCCGGAATATTATATCACTGACGGACGCCAAAAAATCGAGATGTACAAACGTTTCCGCAATATTGAAACGTTAAGCGAACTCGAAGATTTACAAAGCGATATGATTGACCGTTTTGGTGAATATCCGGAAGAAGTAGAATATCTATTCACAATGACAGAACTCAAAGTCCATGCGCTCGAAGTTGGTATTGAGTCTGTTAAACAAGAACAAAATAAAATTACCATGCTATTTTCAGAAAGTGGAACAGCAGGCATTCGCGGAGATATCGTCATGCAAATCATTGGTGAATTTGGTCGAATGGTCGGCGTGGGTATGGAAGGAACACAACTAAAAATCACGATAAACGTCCAAAATAAACCTTTAAAAGAATGGTTATACCAAGTCAAAAGTTTGGCTGAAAAACTTCGCGGAGCTATGAAAGAAAAAGCATCTACAGAAAATTGA
- a CDS encoding putative polysaccharide biosynthesis protein, protein MSERSMKRLMKGAAWLTAASLISKILSAIYRVPFQNMVGDVGFYIFQQVYPIYGIAMTLALGGFPVVISKMLAEAEGDVRRQQIIMRAVSRMLRIVSIVIFAFLFLFANLIAIMMGDPALSELIRVISFVFLLMPQLAFMRGFFQGEGDMIPTAISQTVEQIIRVAIILIGAGLALHFNFDLYDAGSMAMSGAFFGGVSGIFILRHFYNKKVRLGEGIQPAVFTNKEEKVGIGRTFLRQSVAICVVSSMLILFQLVDSFQVYRLMSDSGIPDFIAKSLKGVYDRGQPILQLGLVISTGLALALVPMITAARVQGQQKELKRSVLLAIKITLILSGAETIGLIVIMRPLNQMLFQTPDGTFVLQLFMPAVFLSSLIIMLSSILQGFGKIAVPAVGVGIGLIVKWVTGGILIPRLATVGASVSTCVGLLVILLICYVSLKQTIRVPFVEKTMLFRLVAALVLMAVFPCLFEWLAPLDTRLGSAFQAIVSALVGGGIFLVFALRYKLLGPKDFVFLPFGSKLLALSKLVARK, encoded by the coding sequence GTGTCAGAACGTTCCATGAAGCGACTAATGAAAGGAGCGGCTTGGCTAACCGCGGCCTCTCTTATTTCTAAAATACTTAGTGCAATTTACCGAGTACCCTTTCAAAATATGGTGGGGGATGTAGGGTTTTATATTTTCCAACAAGTATATCCGATATACGGAATTGCAATGACACTCGCACTCGGAGGGTTCCCAGTTGTTATTTCTAAAATGTTAGCGGAGGCAGAAGGTGATGTAAGACGACAACAAATAATTATGCGCGCAGTCTCACGGATGCTCCGAATCGTAAGTATTGTGATTTTCGCCTTTTTATTCCTATTTGCCAACCTGATTGCCATCATGATGGGGGACCCAGCTTTATCTGAATTAATTCGGGTCATCAGTTTCGTATTTTTACTTATGCCGCAGCTTGCTTTTATGCGTGGCTTTTTCCAAGGAGAAGGAGACATGATTCCGACCGCAATCTCGCAAACAGTCGAACAAATTATTCGAGTAGCGATTATTTTGATAGGTGCGGGCCTTGCACTTCATTTTAACTTTGATTTATATGATGCAGGTTCAATGGCGATGAGTGGTGCCTTTTTCGGTGGGGTTTCAGGAATTTTCATTTTGCGTCATTTTTATAATAAAAAGGTAAGGCTCGGGGAAGGGATTCAACCAGCTGTATTTACAAATAAAGAAGAAAAAGTAGGTATTGGCCGCACCTTCTTGCGGCAAAGTGTTGCAATTTGTGTAGTTAGCTCCATGCTTATTTTATTCCAATTAGTTGATTCCTTCCAAGTATATCGTTTAATGAGTGACTCAGGGATTCCGGATTTCATCGCTAAGTCGCTAAAAGGGGTATACGACCGCGGACAGCCAATCTTGCAATTAGGTTTAGTCATCTCAACTGGACTTGCGCTCGCGCTTGTCCCAATGATTACTGCCGCGAGAGTTCAAGGTCAACAAAAAGAACTAAAACGCTCCGTGCTATTGGCGATTAAGATTACGTTAATTTTGTCAGGTGCAGAAACAATTGGACTCATAGTTATTATGCGCCCGCTAAACCAAATGCTTTTCCAAACGCCAGACGGCACATTCGTTTTACAATTATTTATGCCAGCTGTTTTCCTGAGCTCACTAATCATCATGTTAAGCAGTATTTTACAAGGCTTCGGAAAAATTGCTGTACCCGCAGTTGGCGTTGGAATTGGACTTATTGTAAAATGGGTAACAGGGGGCATTCTTATTCCGAGACTTGCGACAGTGGGTGCATCCGTTTCGACGTGTGTTGGCTTACTTGTAATCCTCCTCATTTGTTACGTATCACTAAAACAAACAATCCGCGTGCCTTTCGTTGAAAAAACAATGTTGTTCAGGCTAGTTGCCGCTTTAGTACTAATGGCTGTATTCCCATGCTTATTCGAATGGTTAGCGCCACTCGACACAAGACTCGGTAGTGCATTCCAAGCAATTGTTAGTGCACTAGTGGGTGGCGGGATTTTCCTTGTTTTTGCACTAAGATATAAATTACTCGGTCCAAAAGATTTTGTTTTCCTTCCGTTTGGTTCCAAATTATTAGCACTAAGTAAGCTTGTTGCACGGAAATAA
- a CDS encoding RNA-binding S4 domain-containing protein, translated as MRLDKYLKVSRLIKRRTVAKEVAEKGRIAVNGVTAKPGTNVKSGDELVIRFGPKIVTAKIERLEENAKKEQATEMYTIIKEERTDESR; from the coding sequence ATGCGATTAGATAAATATTTAAAAGTATCTCGACTAATTAAAAGACGTACAGTAGCAAAAGAAGTAGCAGAAAAAGGACGCATTGCGGTAAACGGAGTAACAGCGAAACCAGGAACCAATGTAAAATCTGGAGATGAACTAGTTATTCGCTTTGGCCCTAAAATCGTTACAGCGAAAATCGAACGTCTAGAAGAAAATGCGAAAAAAGAACAAGCGACTGAAATGTATACGATTATTAAAGAAGAACGCACAGACGAAAGTAGATAA
- a CDS encoding FtsB family cell division protein produces MKKAKSKVARIENRYIKDTATMKKTRSRRRIALFRRLAFMAIIFAVVGGLLTITYTKQVLTLKEKKEKQVQVDKKMVAMKDEQDSLNEQIKKLHNDDYIAKLARSEYYLSKDGEIIFNIPEENSKQKE; encoded by the coding sequence ATGAAAAAAGCCAAATCAAAAGTGGCGAGAATAGAAAATCGCTACATAAAAGATACTGCAACAATGAAAAAAACTCGTAGTCGTCGCCGCATTGCCCTGTTCCGTAGACTTGCTTTTATGGCTATTATCTTTGCTGTGGTGGGTGGACTATTAACCATCACGTACACTAAACAAGTGTTGACGCTCAAAGAGAAAAAAGAAAAGCAAGTGCAAGTGGATAAGAAAATGGTTGCAATGAAGGACGAACAAGACTCGCTAAATGAGCAAATCAAGAAACTTCACAATGATGATTACATAGCTAAATTAGCAAGGAGTGAATATTACCTGTCCAAAGACGGAGAAATTATTTTTAATATTCCAGAAGAGAATTCGAAACAAAAAGAGTAA
- a CDS encoding S1 domain-containing RNA-binding protein, which produces MSIEVGNKLQGKVTGITNFGAFVELEGGKTGLVHISEVADNYVKDINDILTVGDEVTVKVMNIGDDGKIGLSIRKAVDRPDRPEKSYDRKPKYNKKPAGNYVKPAESFEDIMSKFLKDSDERLTTIKRQTESKRGGRGAKRG; this is translated from the coding sequence ATGTCGATCGAAGTAGGCAACAAGTTACAAGGGAAAGTTACTGGGATTACTAATTTTGGAGCATTTGTGGAGCTAGAAGGTGGCAAAACAGGTTTAGTCCATATTAGTGAGGTAGCAGATAACTATGTTAAAGACATTAATGACATCTTAACTGTAGGGGATGAAGTTACTGTTAAAGTAATGAATATTGGTGATGATGGTAAGATTGGTCTGTCCATTCGTAAAGCAGTAGATCGTCCGGACCGTCCAGAGAAAAGTTACGATCGTAAACCAAAATACAACAAAAAACCTGCTGGGAACTATGTGAAACCAGCCGAGAGCTTTGAAGATATAATGTCTAAATTCTTGAAAGATAGTGATGAAAGACTCACTACTATCAAACGCCAAACAGAATCTAAACGTGGCGGCCGAGGAGCAAAACGCGGCTAA
- a CDS encoding bifunctional tRNA lysidine(34) synthetase TilS/hypoxanthine phosphoribosyltransferase HprT, with amino-acid sequence MDDTEKRVHKYIEKHDLIRSDDKLLVAVSGGPDSLALLHFLWNSDLVPKEAISVAHLNHQLRENAAKEQRVVETFCERQGIPFYIEEVDIKSRAQSLQKGLEETARIVRYDFFEKVMTEKNINKLVLAHHADDQIETILMRLVRGSASIGWSGIQPKRELKGGQAIRPFLPITKAEIIDYAQKHELAYEIDESNTSQEYTRNRYRAQLLPFLKQENPAVYSHFERFSEETSEDFQFLEALASDLLKKNLIKNGKQTTLLLSSFKNEANPLQRRAIHLLLRYLYNEDASFITVNHIYQIIQMIQSDNPSSSIDLPNKLIANRAYDKLHFQFGEREAPSEFYHQLELNDRIELDNKASIRLKLKSSVVQTNGLNGMLLDAEEIILPLIVRNRVNGDRMTMKGQAGSKKLKDIFIDAKIPRQERDKLPVITDYTGKILWVPGVKKSAYDREFSRSKKQYIIRYTRNIGGNESMHNDIQKVLISEDELQEKIRELGRELTTEYEGRNPLVVGVLKGATPFMTDLLKRVDTYLEMDFMDVSSYGNGTVSSGEVKIIKDLNASVEGRDVLVIEDIIDSGRTLSYLVDLIKYRKAKSVKLVTLLDKPAGRNVEIEADYVGFVVPNEFVVGYGLDYAERYRNLPYIGILKPEIYSE; translated from the coding sequence ATGGATGACACCGAAAAACGAGTACATAAGTATATCGAGAAACATGATTTAATCCGATCCGATGATAAATTGCTTGTGGCAGTTTCTGGCGGTCCGGATTCTTTGGCGTTACTGCATTTTTTATGGAATTCAGATTTAGTCCCAAAAGAAGCAATTTCCGTCGCGCATTTAAATCACCAATTAAGAGAGAATGCAGCAAAAGAACAACGCGTCGTCGAAACTTTTTGCGAGAGGCAGGGCATTCCTTTTTACATAGAAGAAGTAGACATAAAAAGTCGAGCCCAAAGCTTGCAGAAAGGCCTTGAAGAAACAGCTCGCATTGTCAGGTATGATTTCTTTGAGAAAGTAATGACTGAGAAAAACATAAACAAACTAGTGCTCGCGCACCATGCAGATGACCAAATCGAAACAATCTTAATGCGACTAGTTCGCGGAAGTGCTAGCATCGGATGGTCAGGTATACAGCCGAAGCGCGAGTTAAAAGGAGGGCAAGCAATCCGTCCTTTTTTACCAATTACAAAAGCAGAAATTATTGATTACGCCCAGAAACATGAATTAGCATACGAAATTGATGAATCAAATACTAGTCAAGAATACACAAGAAATCGTTACAGAGCACAACTTTTACCATTTTTAAAGCAAGAAAATCCAGCAGTCTATTCGCACTTCGAAAGATTTTCAGAAGAAACAAGCGAAGACTTCCAATTTTTGGAGGCACTTGCGAGTGATTTATTGAAGAAAAACCTCATCAAAAACGGCAAACAGACAACACTTTTACTTAGTAGCTTTAAAAATGAAGCGAATCCTTTACAACGCCGCGCAATTCATTTACTATTGAGATATCTGTACAATGAAGATGCCAGTTTTATTACGGTAAATCACATATATCAGATTATCCAAATGATTCAAAGCGACAATCCATCTAGTTCGATTGATTTACCAAATAAACTCATTGCAAACAGAGCATACGATAAACTCCATTTTCAATTTGGAGAAAGAGAAGCTCCTTCCGAGTTTTATCATCAATTAGAACTGAATGACCGCATTGAATTAGATAATAAAGCAAGTATCCGTTTAAAGTTAAAGAGTTCCGTTGTTCAAACAAATGGGCTAAATGGAATGCTACTGGATGCTGAAGAGATAATACTTCCTTTAATTGTTCGAAACCGTGTGAACGGCGACAGGATGACGATGAAAGGACAAGCAGGTAGTAAGAAACTCAAAGATATTTTCATCGATGCCAAGATACCAAGGCAAGAACGCGACAAACTCCCTGTGATAACGGACTATACTGGAAAAATCCTTTGGGTTCCCGGTGTGAAGAAGTCTGCATATGACCGAGAATTTAGTCGTAGCAAAAAGCAATACATTATTAGGTACACTCGAAATATAGGAGGAAACGAGAGCATGCATAATGATATTCAGAAAGTGCTGATATCGGAGGACGAATTACAAGAGAAAATTCGTGAACTAGGTCGTGAGTTAACAACAGAATATGAAGGACGTAACCCATTAGTAGTTGGGGTATTAAAAGGTGCAACTCCTTTTATGACTGATTTACTTAAAAGAGTAGACACATACTTAGAAATGGACTTCATGGACGTATCCAGTTATGGAAATGGTACTGTATCATCGGGTGAAGTAAAAATCATTAAAGACCTTAATGCGTCAGTAGAAGGTCGCGATGTACTTGTAATTGAAGATATCATTGATAGCGGACGTACACTTAGTTATCTAGTAGACCTAATCAAATACCGCAAAGCAAAATCAGTTAAGTTGGTTACTTTACTTGATAAACCAGCTGGGCGAAATGTAGAAATTGAAGCGGATTATGTAGGCTTTGTCGTACCAAATGAATTCGTCGTTGGATATGGTTTGGATTATGCAGAACGTTACCGCAATCTACCATATATTGGTATTTTAAAACCAGAAATTTACAGCGAGTGA
- the ftsH gene encoding ATP-dependent zinc metalloprotease FtsH, translating to MNRFFRNAIFYVIIFLVIIGIVASFNSNKEAAKDISYSEFVSKLEDGKVKSVEIQPDRSVYTINGEFKSSDKSSDDKKTGLGQSKTSSTAFTTYALNSDTSLGDLQKTLDKEDVKMNVVPAKQNSGWVTFLTSIVPFVIIFILFFFLMSQSQGGGGGKVMSFGKSKAKLYNDDKKKVRFTDVAGADEEKQELVEVVEFLKDPRKFAELGARIPKGVLLVGPPGTGKTLLARAVAGEAGVPFFSISGSDFVEMFVGVGASRVRDLFENAKKNAPCIIFIDEIDAVGRQRGAGMGGGHDEREQTLNQLLVEMDGFGGNEGIIIIAATNRADVLDPALLRPGRFDRQIMVDRPDVKGREAVLRVHARNKPLAKSVDLKAIAQRTPGFSGADLENLLNEAALVAARSDKKEIDMSDLDEASDRVIAGPAKKNRVISEKERRTVAYHEGGHVIVGMVLDEAEVVHKVTIVPRGQAGGYAVMLPKEDRFLMTKAELMDRITGLLGGRVAEEVTFGEVTTGASNDFERATELARRMVTEWGMSDKIGPLQFTSGNGQVFMGRDFGSDKGYSDKIAYEIDTEVQSLIRYCYDRAKTIITEHQEQHKLIAETLLKVETLDARQIRSLFDDGVMPPDIDTIDVEAEYPSEKDEEVAGKSFEEEREELKEEEKVEETQEEPKEVTSEDAPNIEQTPNDKKDE from the coding sequence ATGAACAGGTTTTTTAGAAATGCGATATTTTATGTCATAATATTCCTTGTTATTATCGGGATTGTTGCTTCATTTAACTCAAACAAAGAGGCAGCCAAAGATATTAGCTATTCAGAATTTGTGAGTAAGTTAGAAGATGGTAAAGTTAAATCCGTAGAAATACAGCCAGACCGTAGTGTTTATACAATCAATGGGGAATTTAAATCTAGTGATAAAAGTTCCGACGACAAAAAAACTGGTCTTGGACAAAGCAAAACAAGTAGCACTGCTTTCACAACATACGCTTTAAATAGTGATACTTCTCTAGGCGATTTACAAAAAACGCTAGATAAAGAAGACGTGAAAATGAATGTAGTGCCTGCCAAACAAAACAGCGGTTGGGTTACATTCCTAACTTCTATTGTACCTTTTGTAATTATCTTCATCCTCTTCTTCTTCCTAATGAGCCAGTCTCAAGGTGGCGGCGGTGGTAAAGTAATGAGCTTTGGTAAAAGTAAAGCCAAACTTTACAACGACGACAAGAAGAAAGTTCGCTTCACAGATGTAGCTGGAGCAGACGAGGAAAAACAAGAACTTGTTGAAGTAGTAGAATTCCTAAAAGATCCGCGCAAATTTGCGGAACTTGGCGCACGTATTCCAAAAGGTGTTCTTTTAGTAGGTCCTCCGGGTACTGGTAAAACCTTGCTAGCTCGTGCAGTTGCTGGTGAAGCAGGCGTGCCATTCTTCTCTATCTCAGGTTCAGACTTTGTAGAAATGTTTGTCGGTGTCGGTGCAAGCCGTGTCCGTGACTTATTCGAAAATGCGAAGAAAAATGCACCATGTATCATTTTCATTGATGAAATTGATGCAGTTGGTCGTCAACGTGGAGCTGGAATGGGCGGCGGTCACGATGAACGTGAACAAACCCTAAACCAATTACTAGTTGAAATGGATGGTTTCGGCGGCAATGAAGGTATCATCATTATTGCAGCAACTAACCGTGCAGACGTACTTGACCCAGCGCTTCTTCGTCCAGGCCGTTTTGACCGCCAAATCATGGTTGATCGTCCAGACGTGAAAGGCCGTGAAGCAGTACTTCGTGTTCATGCTCGTAACAAACCACTTGCTAAAAGTGTTGATCTAAAAGCAATCGCTCAACGTACGCCAGGATTCTCTGGTGCCGATTTAGAAAACTTACTGAATGAAGCCGCACTCGTTGCAGCTCGTTCCGATAAGAAAGAAATAGATATGAGTGATCTCGATGAAGCTAGCGACCGCGTAATTGCCGGCCCAGCTAAGAAAAATCGTGTTATCTCTGAAAAAGAACGCCGCACAGTCGCTTATCATGAAGGTGGTCACGTAATCGTCGGAATGGTACTTGATGAAGCGGAAGTCGTGCATAAAGTTACCATTGTTCCTCGTGGGCAAGCTGGTGGTTATGCTGTAATGTTACCAAAAGAAGATCGCTTCTTAATGACGAAAGCTGAGTTAATGGACCGTATTACTGGTTTACTCGGTGGACGCGTAGCCGAAGAAGTTACTTTCGGTGAAGTAACAACAGGTGCAAGTAATGACTTTGAACGTGCAACCGAACTTGCTCGCCGCATGGTAACTGAATGGGGTATGAGTGATAAGATTGGACCACTTCAATTTACTTCTGGTAACGGTCAAGTATTTATGGGCCGCGATTTCGGTAGCGACAAAGGATATTCCGATAAAATCGCCTACGAAATTGATACAGAAGTTCAAAGCTTAATCCGCTACTGTTATGACCGCGCTAAAACAATCATTACCGAACATCAAGAACAACATAAACTTATCGCGGAAACATTACTAAAAGTAGAAACTTTAGATGCTCGCCAAATTCGTTCCCTATTTGATGACGGTGTAATGCCTCCAGATATCGATACGATTGACGTAGAAGCAGAATATCCTTCCGAAAAAGACGAAGAAGTAGCAGGTAAATCTTTTGAAGAAGAAAGAGAAGAGTTAAAAGAAGAAGAAAAAGTCGAAGAAACTCAAGAAGAACCAAAAGAAGTCACTTCGGAAGATGCTCCAAACATTGAGCAAACGCCAAACGATAAAAAAGACGAATAA